In Rahnella sikkimica, the following are encoded in one genomic region:
- a CDS encoding DUF2878 domain-containing protein produces MKPLRFWLMTLGFDVWWTLAVWGRERFIVLLVLSSFLMLAFTPSPRRLWVAVACTLGIMLDSLWCIAGLFEFTGSQAVPPWMMALWLGFSAWWLWLLGEIRLTWYWLIPLGAVSGPLAYYLGMQFGAMQLIAAPLDVWLALAAGWAIFLPLISLPVLLTNARLRRTR; encoded by the coding sequence ATGAAACCGTTGCGCTTCTGGCTGATGACGCTGGGCTTTGATGTCTGGTGGACGCTGGCCGTCTGGGGGCGCGAACGGTTTATCGTTCTGCTGGTGCTGAGCAGTTTTCTGATGCTGGCGTTCACGCCTTCACCCCGCCGTTTATGGGTAGCGGTCGCCTGTACGCTGGGCATCATGCTCGATTCGTTGTGGTGTATTGCAGGCCTGTTTGAGTTTACGGGTTCACAGGCCGTCCCGCCGTGGATGATGGCGCTCTGGCTGGGGTTCAGCGCGTGGTGGCTGTGGCTGCTGGGCGAAATACGTCTGACGTGGTACTGGCTGATCCCGCTCGGTGCAGTCAGCGGGCCGCTGGCGTATTACCTCGGTATGCAGTTCGGCGCGATGCAGCTTATTGCCGCACCGCTTGACGTCTGGCTGGCGCTTGCCGCCGGATGGGCCATTTTCCTGCCGCTGATCAGCCTGCCGGTATTGCTCACCAATGCCAGGCTGCGGAGAACCCGATGA
- a CDS encoding NAD(P)/FAD-dependent oxidoreductase, translated as MKVAIVGSGISGLSCAWMLAKNQPDCEITVFESSETLGGHTATQDVMSDGKSYAIDTGFIVYNSRTYPHFIALLKELGIEGQPTEMSFSVRNPATKLEYNGHSLNSLFAQRRNLFRPKFWRFIFEILRFNKLCKARLLNPHNDEDTLADLLDQNGFSPFFALHYVLPMGAAIWSSSLGDMANFPLSMFLRFFDNHGLLDVTNRPQWMVVPGGSREYIHRMQSQLPARVKLLTRAPVSKVIRSSCGVVVHSAQGEAHFDQVIFACHSDQALAILGDQATADERAILSELPYQANDVILHTDTRLLPREKRAWASWNYQLPNTLGTASRADMRDGNASNTRRASVTYNMNILQGLDAPKTFCVSLNPLTPVDASKVLFRATYMHPVLNVASHQAQQQRYQINGHNRTWFCGAYWYNGFHEDGVNSARDVVEQLNLQLYRESNAGQAEQEAS; from the coding sequence ATAAAAGTGGCGATCGTAGGAAGCGGCATTTCAGGCCTGAGCTGTGCATGGATGCTGGCGAAAAACCAGCCCGATTGCGAGATTACGGTGTTCGAATCGTCGGAAACGTTAGGCGGGCATACGGCCACGCAGGATGTGATGTCGGACGGCAAATCGTATGCCATCGATACCGGCTTTATTGTGTATAACTCACGGACCTACCCGCATTTTATCGCCCTGCTCAAAGAACTGGGCATTGAAGGCCAGCCGACGGAAATGAGTTTCTCGGTACGTAATCCGGCGACCAAACTGGAATACAACGGACATTCGCTCAACAGTTTGTTTGCCCAGCGGCGTAATCTGTTCAGACCGAAATTCTGGCGCTTTATTTTTGAAATTCTGCGGTTTAATAAGCTGTGCAAAGCCCGGCTGCTGAACCCGCACAATGACGAAGACACGCTGGCCGACTTGCTCGACCAGAACGGTTTTTCGCCGTTTTTCGCGCTGCATTATGTGTTGCCGATGGGCGCGGCGATCTGGTCTTCGTCCCTGGGCGATATGGCGAATTTTCCACTGTCGATGTTCCTGCGGTTTTTCGATAACCACGGACTGCTGGATGTGACAAACCGTCCGCAGTGGATGGTGGTGCCCGGCGGCTCGCGGGAATATATCCATCGTATGCAATCGCAGCTCCCTGCCCGTGTGAAACTCCTGACCCGAGCGCCGGTCAGTAAAGTCATCCGCTCCTCGTGCGGCGTGGTGGTGCATTCTGCGCAGGGCGAAGCGCATTTCGATCAGGTCATTTTCGCCTGCCATTCGGATCAGGCACTCGCGATTCTGGGTGATCAGGCCACTGCGGATGAACGCGCCATTCTCAGCGAACTGCCTTATCAGGCCAACGACGTGATCCTGCATACCGATACCCGCCTGCTGCCGCGTGAGAAACGCGCCTGGGCGAGCTGGAATTATCAGTTGCCCAATACGCTGGGCACCGCGTCGCGCGCGGACATGCGTGACGGCAATGCCTCAAACACCCGTCGCGCCAGCGTGACCTACAACATGAATATTTTGCAGGGGCTGGATGCGCCGAAAACCTTCTGCGTTTCGCTCAATCCGCTGACGCCGGTTGACGCCAGCAAGGTGCTGTTTCGCGCCACCTACATGCATCCGGTGCTCAATGTCGCCAGCCATCAGGCGCAACAGCAGCGTTATCAGATCAACGGCCATAACCGTACCTGGTTCTGCGGCGCTTACTGGTACAACGGTTTTCATGAAGACGGCGTTAACAGCGCCCGCGACGTGGTTGAACAGCTTAACCTGCAACTTTACCGTGAAAGTAATGCCGGGCAGGCTGAACAGGAGGCGTCATGA
- a CDS encoding SAM-dependent methyltransferase: MSQPEVQLAREGAMNRRSKAARALILGVLKNLNGAGLTLREPGEEAVFFGDPTAPLQGEIEVHRLRAYRRVLLGGSIAAGESFIDGDWTTPNLTTVLQLLAENMKLVDKIEARLSWLSTPLNKLIHFFRRNSLTQARKNISAHYDLGNDFYQGFLDEKMLYSSAWYQETQMTLEQAQEAKMRRLCDQLELHAGDHLLEIGTGWGAMAEFAAREYGCKVTTTTISREQFQYARDRIEKAGLSDRVTVLFEDYRSLRGQFDKLVSIEMIEAVGKRYLSTFFKRCNALLKPQGRLAIQAITIADQRYASYSRNVDFIQRYVFPGGFLPSITAMNQTMTRCTGLVVRDLFDIGFDYARTLHEWRERVQRYWNTQPDGVQDEHFRRLWLFYLCYCEAGFRARTISTVQLIAERRG; the protein is encoded by the coding sequence ATGAGCCAACCCGAAGTGCAACTCGCCCGTGAGGGGGCGATGAACCGGCGCAGCAAGGCTGCACGCGCACTGATTCTCGGCGTATTAAAAAATCTGAATGGCGCAGGGTTAACGCTGCGTGAACCGGGTGAAGAAGCCGTCTTTTTTGGCGATCCGACCGCGCCTTTACAGGGTGAAATCGAGGTGCATCGTTTGCGTGCTTACCGACGGGTTTTGCTCGGCGGAAGTATTGCGGCAGGCGAAAGCTTTATAGATGGCGACTGGACGACGCCCAATCTGACCACGGTTTTGCAACTGCTGGCCGAAAACATGAAGCTGGTGGATAAAATCGAAGCGCGTCTGAGCTGGCTGAGCACGCCGCTTAACAAGCTGATCCACTTCTTCCGCCGCAACAGTCTGACGCAGGCTCGCAAAAACATCTCGGCGCATTACGATCTTGGCAACGATTTTTATCAGGGTTTTCTGGATGAGAAGATGCTCTATTCATCCGCCTGGTATCAGGAAACGCAGATGACGCTGGAACAGGCGCAGGAAGCCAAAATGCGCCGTTTGTGCGACCAGCTGGAACTGCATGCGGGCGATCATCTGCTGGAAATCGGCACCGGCTGGGGTGCGATGGCGGAATTTGCCGCCAGGGAATATGGCTGTAAAGTCACCACAACAACCATCTCCCGCGAGCAATTTCAGTACGCCCGTGACCGCATTGAAAAAGCCGGGCTCAGCGACCGCGTCACCGTCCTGTTTGAGGATTACCGTTCCCTGCGCGGCCAGTTCGACAAACTGGTTTCCATCGAAATGATCGAAGCCGTCGGCAAGCGCTATCTTTCCACTTTCTTCAAACGCTGCAATGCCCTGTTAAAACCGCAGGGACGGCTGGCGATTCAGGCGATCACCATTGCCGATCAGCGTTATGCCAGCTACAGCCGCAACGTCGATTTTATCCAGCGCTACGTGTTCCCCGGTGGATTTCTCCCGTCCATTACCGCCATGAATCAAACCATGACCCGCTGTACCGGGCTGGTGGTCCGCGACCTGTTCGACATCGGCTTTGATTACGCCCGCACGTTGCACGAATGGCGCGAACGGGTTCAGCGTTACTGGAATACCCAGCCGGATGGCGTTCAGGACGAACATTTCCGCCGCCTGTGGCTGTTTTATCTGTGCTATTGCGAAGCCGGATTCCGTGCCCGCACCATCAGCACCGTGCAGCTTATCGCCGAGCGACGCGGATGA
- a CDS encoding DUF1365 domain-containing protein, with translation MNSTLYVGTVRHRRFTPVDHRFDYDIFMPLIDLDELEQLPEVGIKLERFSPASFRRKDYLGGGDIKTKAQDRIAELTGDRPDGRVMLLCQLCYFGCYFNPVNFYYLYDKTGILRWMLAEVRNTPWNERHTYAVLPDGSQPVPKAFHVSPFNPMDMVYHWRLTPPGKELHITIENHRKEREFDAALSLTARPLTRDALRQQLWRLPVMTAKTALTIYWQAVKLWLKRAPIYSHPPVDKD, from the coding sequence ATGAACAGCACGTTGTACGTCGGCACGGTGCGCCATCGCCGGTTTACGCCGGTTGATCACCGTTTCGATTACGACATTTTCATGCCGCTCATTGATCTCGATGAGCTGGAACAATTGCCGGAAGTCGGGATTAAGCTTGAGCGCTTTTCTCCGGCCAGTTTTCGACGCAAAGATTATCTGGGTGGCGGCGATATTAAAACCAAAGCGCAGGACAGAATTGCTGAACTGACCGGCGACCGTCCCGACGGGCGGGTGATGTTGCTCTGCCAGCTGTGTTATTTCGGCTGCTATTTCAATCCGGTCAATTTCTACTACCTTTATGATAAGACCGGAATTTTGCGCTGGATGCTGGCCGAGGTGCGGAACACGCCCTGGAACGAACGCCACACCTACGCCGTGCTGCCAGACGGCTCGCAACCGGTTCCGAAAGCCTTCCATGTGTCGCCGTTCAACCCAATGGACATGGTCTATCACTGGCGTCTGACACCCCCGGGAAAAGAATTACACATCACTATCGAAAATCACCGCAAAGAACGGGAATTCGATGCTGCCCTGTCGCTGACCGCCCGCCCGCTAACCCGCGACGCGTTGCGCCAGCAGTTGTGGCGGCTGCCTGTCATGACTGCAAAAACTGCCCTGACCATTTACTGGCAGGCAGTAAAACTGTGGCTAAAACGGGCCCCCATTTATTCTCATCCTCCTGTTGATAAGGACTGA
- a CDS encoding DUF3833 domain-containing protein: MTVLRKMLLPLLAACALLLTSCSASIKDYAQTHPTLDIFTYFAGDTVAYGMVQDYSHKQTRRFTAKIHGDVVADTLTLHEDFVYDDGEKQTRVWRIRKLADGTYTGTAGDIIGTATGQSAGNAFNWKYVMDVKSGGSTYRLTFDDWIYQQDEQHLFNVTSLRKFGVEVARVTLFFEKK; the protein is encoded by the coding sequence ATGACAGTCCTGCGCAAAATGCTTCTCCCCCTTCTGGCGGCCTGCGCGCTGCTGCTGACCAGTTGCAGCGCCAGCATTAAAGATTATGCACAAACGCATCCGACGCTGGATATCTTCACCTATTTTGCCGGTGATACCGTGGCTTACGGCATGGTGCAGGATTACAGCCATAAACAGACGCGGCGTTTTACTGCGAAAATTCATGGTGATGTGGTGGCAGATACGCTGACGCTGCACGAAGATTTTGTGTATGACGACGGCGAGAAACAGACCCGCGTCTGGCGCATCCGCAAACTCGCGGACGGCACTTATACCGGCACGGCGGGCGATATTATCGGCACCGCAACCGGGCAATCGGCGGGGAATGCGTTTAACTGGAAATATGTCATGGACGTGAAATCAGGCGGCAGCACGTACCGCCTGACGTTCGACGACTGGATTTACCAGCAGGACGAACAGCATCTGTTTAACGTCACGTCGCTGAGAAAATTCGGCGTCGAAGTAGCGCGTGTAACGCTGTTCTTTGAGAAGAAGTAA
- a CDS encoding DUF6258 family protein — MIERIYLGDRSVKGIEIDSWNLIVRIKIDFISRLKPGSQNWGFYTDEDIGDGYMVFSGVTSFQVSPPGAIPDDYIVDYSIGEVQGNDLLFKMYSGGMTPDTPDHRGGCYTLIRYQDCWLENGLKERVE, encoded by the coding sequence ATGATTGAGAGAATTTACTTAGGCGACAGATCTGTCAAAGGGATTGAGATAGACTCTTGGAATTTGATTGTTAGAATTAAGATTGATTTTATTTCAAGGCTAAAACCTGGTTCTCAGAATTGGGGTTTTTATACTGATGAGGATATTGGAGATGGTTATATGGTTTTCTCAGGTGTAACGAGTTTTCAGGTAAGTCCTCCGGGGGCAATTCCTGATGACTATATTGTTGATTATTCTATCGGGGAAGTTCAGGGTAATGATTTACTATTCAAAATGTATTCTGGAGGAATGACTCCAGATACGCCTGATCACAGGGGAGGATGTTATACGTTAATTAGATACCAAGACTGCTGGCTCGAAAATGGATTAAAAGAGAGAGTGGAATAA